In Aspergillus luchuensis IFO 4308 DNA, chromosome 1, nearly complete sequence, the following are encoded in one genomic region:
- a CDS encoding uncharacterized protein (COG:G;~EggNog:ENOG410PFTW;~InterPro:IPR036259;~TransMembrane:2 (i87-107o127-147i)), with amino-acid sequence MDETYHSNYSNSHVSRTLTSEADPLDLPYRQVTENANMEEYTTETTTGEIIKPVRSAATGKTEEWKLVTFSVDDPENPKNWSKAFKWYCTMVVSFTCFVVAFASSVITADIEGPAEQFGVSREVSLVVVTVFVIGFGVGKSLSVLWLDKLR; translated from the coding sequence ATGGATGAAACATACCACTCAAACTATTCAAACAGTCATGTCTCACGAACTCTCACATCTGAGGCCGATCCTTTGGATCTACCCTATCGTCAGGTGACCGAGAACGCCAACATGGAGGAATACACGACGGAAACCACCACAGGAGAGATCATCAAACCAGTCCGGTCCGCTGCTACAGGGAAAACGGAAGAGTGGAAGCTGGTAACCTTCAGTGTCGACGATCCCGAGAACCCAAAGAATTGGTCCAAAGCCTTCAAATGGTATTGTACCATGGTGGTCTCGTTCACGTGCTTTGTCGTCGCTTTCGCTAGTAGTGTTATCACGGCCGATATTGAAGGCCCTGCAGAACAGTTCGGCGTTTCTCGAGAGGTTAGTCTTGTCGTCGTTACTGTGTTCGTTATTGGCTTTGGTGTCGGTAAGTCTCTTTCAGTACTTTGGCTTGATAAACTTCGCTGA
- a CDS encoding uncharacterized protein (COG:S;~EggNog:ENOG410PX5S;~InterPro:IPR036610,IPR008914;~PFAM:PF01161): MLTSSIIDTTYPTVYPGYSTSSYPGTYMLMMVDYDVADSAFATSDQYSSLVPGRLVNTTTRLHWWGWNYTLQDGNFINSSNALASYHPAQPATSRVHDFTLFLFDQPQDYAPPQDVLDGLLEEHDPRHNFTLAPIVEAVGNPLAATYFWSSTPGVPDSSSATYTYFWEKI, translated from the coding sequence ATGCTTACATCGTCCATAATAGATACTACATACCCGACCGTGTATCCCGGCTACTCTACAAGCTCCTACCCGGGAACATATATGCTCATGATGGTGGATTACGATGTTGCTGATTCGGCCTTCGCCACGTCGGACCAATACTCAAGCCTTGTGCCTGGTCGATTGGTCAATACAACAACTCGTCTGCactggtggggatggaacTACACACTGCAGGACGGGAACTTCATCAATTCTAGCAATGCTCTGGCGTCGTATCACCCTGCGCAGCCTGCAACAAGCAGAGTACACGACTTTACCTTATTCCTGTTTGATCAGCCACAGGACTATGCTCCACCACAGGATGTCCTGGATGGTCTGTTAGAGGAGCATGATCCAAGGCATAACTTTACATTGGCTCCTATTGTTGAAGCTGTCGGTAATCCACTGGCTGCAACGTATTTTTGGAGTTCGACGCCTGGTGTGCCGGATAGCAGCTCAGCGACGTACACGTACTTCTGGGAGAAGATTTGA
- a CDS encoding putative C6 transcription factor (COG:K;~EggNog:ENOG410PKPQ;~InterPro:IPR036864,IPR007219,IPR004507,IPR001138;~PFAM:PF00172,PF04082;~go_function: GO:0000981 - DNA-binding transcription factor activity, RNA polymerase II-specific [Evidence IEA];~go_function: GO:0003677 - DNA binding [Evidence IEA];~go_function: GO:0008270 - zinc ion binding [Evidence IEA];~go_process: GO:0006351 - transcription, DNA-templated [Evidence IEA];~go_process: GO:0006355 - regulation of transcription, DNA-templated [Evidence IEA]) has translation MTSPYQPSVSYSPSVAGPDMTASGPSTASSRPVSDLPQSQVDAIIRTKRKAREPKACYPCHARKVKCDRNLPCDGCVKRDHADLCSYERPSKKRVMTGSLPQSYPDGPIPGSQPTSAENLGYAPEPPVRLKQEPGVSRPSITAAGGRVSIAREEWDNVRTRLKEMEQTINNLRVGLEKAEEGPASTLETSSVRSGDASNRSKGASPEREGIHAPNTFGEGTVHLGSRSVLAYILNNKSGSDQLQALLEGGILPKLGLDNESATYPFVDLWSSDMSSFDISAVCSALPSDQQCKEFFYYYRDIAGAIYPVLEDVPQFEMNLDLMLRNRAAMGGMYRADADQAQKPFGVTIAYMGLLFAVLASGCQSSDLPGKERELTSQVYVCCSYQCLRMTNFLSQPTIDAMQTLLVIGNVLSYNMNPGISYVLLGMTLRMGLALGLHVESGHFTAAERYRRRHVWWSMAWQDSHFSLSYDRPSTTAVSQPEIAYKDDRKPGELSYFETLCRIISLALEVVRSRMLSPHSQLSYKTIQTYKERIQQIMIEAKPHLRDRKYCLSATEHLERVVLKLHSSYFSSELCRPALKANADISDPALSNMRTDCVSNLMTTVEAYVEMHTVSSHASRSWIALQRAISSIFLLAVTEEVKGHSRFWTLLQQLKMIIAERANIEGDYGAATEAAAVPPVDSSARLGAATRPPSTTAPSPAGLNSASPASAAVAVDTQTQWAKPLTKTLRALEKLEGAFNAQAARASQAGSPNYLNPGMGVPPVSASMTPSLGSLPPPTPESSTSGEWTIPNILDRAQEYIHPPLWS, from the exons ATGACGTCCCCATACCAGCCGTCCGTGTCGTACTCGCCGTCCGTAGCGGGCCCCGACATGACGGCTTCAGGTCCTTCGACTGCCTCATCCAGACCAGTTTCCGACCTGCCCCAATCTCAGGTTGACGCAATCATCCGAACGAAGCGAAAGGCTCGCGAACCTAAAGCCTGTTACCCGTGTCACGCCCGCAAAGTTAAGTGCGATCGAAACCTACCTTGCGACGGTTGTGTCAAACGCGATCATGCCGATCTTTGTTCATACGAGCGTCCTTCGAAAAAGCGCGTCATGACCGGCTCGCTTCCGCAATCCTATCCCGACGGCCCTATCCCTGGTAGCCAGCCTACGAGCGCAGAGAATCTCGGGTACGCGCCCGAGCCTCCCGTGCGTCTAAAGCAAGAACCGGGTGTGAGCCGGCCAAGTATAACAGCAGCCGGCGGCCGTGTGTCGATTGCGCGCGAGGAATGGGACAATGTTCGCACGAGattgaaggagatggagcaaaCCATCAATAACCTCCGGGTGGGTCTGGAAAAGGCCGAGGAAGGGCCGGCTTCGACGCTGGAGACGAGCAGCGTGCGGAGTGGGGATGCGAGTAACAGATCCAAGGGTGCCTCCCCGGAACGAGAGGGCATCCATGCGCCGAATACGTTTGGTGAAGGCACTGTACACCTGGGATCTAGGTCTGTTTTGGCCTACATCCTGAACAATAAGTCGGGGTCGGATCAGCTTCAAGCGCTCCTTGAGGGTGGGATTCTGCCGAAGCTGGGTCTGGATAACGAGTCTGCGACGTATCCGTTTGTTGACCTATGGTCATCGGATATGTCATCCTTTGATATAAGCGCCGTTTGCAGTGCACTGCCGAGTGACCAACAGTGCAAAGA GTttttctactactaccgggACATAGCAGGCGCCATCTACCCGGTGCTGGAAGATGTCCCACAGTTCGAAATGAATCTCGATCTTATGCTTCGGAATAGAGCTGCCATGGGTGGTATGTATCGGGCGGATGCCGATCAAGCCCAGAAACCTTTTGGTGTTACTATTGCATATATGGGATTGCTATTTGCCGTTCTTGCTTCCGGCTGCCAATCCTCGGATTTgccaggaaaggaaagagagcttACATCTCAAGTATACG TATGCTGCTCCTACCAGTGTCTTCGAATGACCAACTTCCTATCCCAGCCCACAATAGACGCCATGCAGACGCTGCTTGTGATTGGGAACGTACTATCGTACAACATGAACCCCGGGATATCGTATGTTCTCCTTGGTATGACCCTTCGAATGGGGCTGGCGCTCGGCTTGCATGTGGAGTCTGGTCATTTCACCGCAGCTGAGCGATATCGTAGACGCCACGTGTG GTGGTCCATGGCATGGCAAGATAGTCACTTCTCCCTTTCCTATGATCGGCCGTCCACGACAGCcgtcagccagccagaaaTTGCCTACAAGGATGACCGGAAGCCCGGCGAGCTCTCATATTTCGAGACACTGTGTCGGATCATATCACTAGCGCTGGAGGTGGTCCGCAGCCGGATGCTGAGCCCGCACTCACAACTAAGCTACAAAACGATCCAAACCTACAAAGAACGGATCCAACAAATCATGATAGAGGCCAAGCCACATCTTCGAGACCGCAAATACTGCCTTTCAGCAACCGAACATCTCGAACGGGTCGTCCTCAAGCTGCACTCATCTTACTTTTCTTCTGAGCTCTGCCGGCCAGCGCTCAAAGCAAACGCCGACATCAGTGACCCCGCCTTATCCAACATGCGCACCGACTGCGTGAGCAACCTGATGACCACTGTGGAAGCCTATGTTGAAATGCACACCGTCAGTTCCCACGCCTCACGGTCATGGATTGCCCTGCAACGCGCCATTAGCTCGATTTTCCTGCTGGCAGTCACAGAGGAAGTCAAGGGCCACTCCCGGTTCTGGACCCTCCTACAACAACTCAAGATGATCATCGCCGAACGAGCCAACATCGAGGGCGACTACGGAGCCGCCACAGAAGCCGCCGCGGTCCCACCAGTCGACAGCAGCGCCCGCCTCGGTGCAGCCACAAGACCCCCAAGCACCACAGCGCCCAGCCCTGCGGGTCTGAACTCAGCATCTCCAGCCTCCGCCGCTGTGGCCGTCGACACGCAGACTCAGTGGGCCAAGCCCTTAACAAAGACGCTACGTGCGTTAGAGAAATTGGAAGGCGCATTCAATGCCCAGGCGGCTCGTGCCAGTCAAGCAGGATCACCGAATTACCTCAACCCGGGCATGGGCGTTCCGCCTGTGTCGGCCAGCATGACACCGAGTCTCGGATCCTTGCCGCCGCCCACGCCAGAGAGTTCTACCAGCGGCGAGTGGACGATACCTAATATTCTTGACAGAGCGCAGGAGTACATCCACCCGCCGCTCTGGAGCTGA
- a CDS encoding MFS transporter (COG:G;~EggNog:ENOG410PFTW;~InterPro:IPR020846,IPR011701,IPR036259;~PFAM:PF07690;~SECRETED:SignalP(1-25);~TransMembrane:10 (i12-33o39-57i64-83o95-120i165-190o210-229i250-271o277-298i310-331o343-364i);~go_function: GO:0022857 - transmembrane transporter activity [Evidence IEA];~go_process: GO:0055085 - transmembrane transport [Evidence IEA]) gives MVGRRMIYASTLLLAVIFIIPCAVAPNIGTLIVCRAIDGIAFSAPMTLVGGTLADLWKNEERGVPMAAFSASPFIGPAIGPLAGGYLADATNWKWLYWLQLILAFVAWVLITFTVPETYAPTLLKRRAKKLRKQEDDPSYVTETELDSRPMGEKLRVFLFRPFQLLFLEPIVLFIALYMSVLYGLLYMFFVAYPVVYQSGKGWSAGSTGLMFIPLAIGVLMSAACSPFVNKHYLSLYAKYGGKPPAEARLIPMMFSCWLIPIGLFIFAWTSYPTVHWIGPAIGGWPVGFGFIFLYNSANNYLVDTYQHQAASALAAKTFLRSMWGASTVLFTEQMYDRLGYQWASSLLAFIALACCAIPYVFYFKGASIRRFSRYAFSDDEENGEKS, from the exons ATGGTGGGCAGGCGGATGATATACGCAAGCACGCTCTTACTAGCTGTCATTTTCATTATTCCCTGCGCCGTAGCTCCTAATATTGGAACCCTTATCGTCTGCAGAGCTATTGACGGAATCGCGTTCAGTGCTCCCATGACGCTAGTGGGTGGTACTTTGGCCGATCTTTGGAAAAATGAAGAACGAGGCGTTCCGATGGCAGCGTTCTCAGCCAGTCCATTTATTGGGCCTGCCATTGGACCTCTGGCTGGTGGTTATCTTGCCGACGCTACGAACTGGAAGTGGCTTTACTGGTTGCAGTTAATCCTGGCCTTCGTTGCTTGGGTGCTGATCACCTTCACTGTTCCAGAGACGTATGCACCAACTCTTCTCAAGAGGAGAGCGAAGAAATTGAGAAAACAAGAGGACGATCCTAGCTACGTGACGGAAACGGAGCTAGATTCTCGACCTATGGGCGAGAAGTTGCGGGTGTTCCTCTTCCGCCCATTCCAGCTTCTGTTCCTAGAACCCATAGTTCTGTTCATTGCACTTTACATGTCGGTCCTATACGGTTTGCTGTACATGTTCTTTGTTGC GTACCCTGTGGTATATCAATCCGGGAAAGGATGGAGTGCCGGCTCGACCGGTCTTATGTTCATCCCACTTGCCATTGGCGTGCTAATGAGTGCAGCTTGCTCGCCTTTTGTCAACAAGCATTATCTGTCTCTCTATGCTAAGTACGGAGGAAAGCCCCCTGCTGAAGCTCGATTGATTCCGATGATGTTTTCTTGTTGGCTTATCCCCATTGGACTGTTCATTTTTGCTTGGACCTCATATCCCACTGTCCACTGGATTGGACCTGCCATTGGAGGCTGGCCAGTCGGATTTGGAtttatcttcttatataattcGGCTAATAACTATCTTG TGGATACGTACCAGCACCAGGCCGCATCTGCGCTTGCCGCTAAGACATTCCTTCGCTCAATGTGGGGTGCATCTACTGTACTTTTTACTGAGCAGATGTATGATCGTCTTGGGTACCAGTGGGCAAGCTCATTGCTTGCTTTCATTGCGCTGGCTTGCTGCGCAATTCCGTACGTCTTCTACTTCAAAGGAGCGTCCATTCGGCGGTTCTCGCGTTATGCCTTcagtgacgacgaagagaatGGCGAGAAAAGTTAA
- a CDS encoding fumarylacetoacetate hydrolase family protein (COG:G;~EggNog:ENOG410PH6P;~InterPro:IPR015377,IPR036462,IPR036663,IPR011234, IPR005959;~PFAM:PF09298,PF01557;~go_function: GO:0003824 - catalytic activity [Evidence IEA];~go_function: GO:0004334 - fumarylacetoacetase activity [Evidence IEA];~go_process: GO:0009072 - aromatic amino acid family metabolic process [Evidence IEA]): MTSPSYSDHFSIHNLPYGIASSPSHPTPQCATRLHNTVIFLSDLQSAGLFSSIPSLPENIFSNTTLNPFAALPRSTQTQVRHVLQSILQTSSTSSLPESSTADITTVTMHLPVSIPSFTDYSASLPHNQHAGQIILNHPAPPPAFFHFPIGYAGRASTISVSGTPVTRPSGHFYDRTDPSFPQTKKVIFGPCRALDYELELGIIIGNPLPRGQGLKAQDAEEHIFGLVVLNDWSARDIQGLEMIPLGPLNGKNFATTISPWIVTLDALQPFKTPGPEPRVSLPAHLQDPGEFNYDISVVTELEAGSGGSSTVLGRGNAKDLFWSIRQMCAHLASTGCDLRTGDILGTGTVSGEEEGSYGCLLEVTEGGKKRVKLEGGDGEERGYLVDGDVVRLTAWAGEGVGFGECVGQILTARD; this comes from the exons ATGACCTCTCCCTCCTACTCTGACCACTTCTCCATCCACAACCTTCCCTACGGCATcgcctcctcaccctcccatcccaccccGCAATGCGCAACCCGCCTCCACAAcaccgtcatcttcctctccgaccTCCAATCCGCCggcctcttctcctccatcccatctctccccgagaacatcttctccaacaccacccttAACCCCTTCGCCGCCCTGCCCCGTAGCACCCAAACCCAAGTCCGCCATGTCCTACAATCCATCCTTCAaacctcctctacctcctccctcccggAATCCAGCACTGCGGACATCACCACCGTAACCATGCATCTCCCCGTCTCTATACCTTCTTTCACCG ACTACAGCGCCAGCCTCCCCCACAACCAACACGCGGGGCAAATCATTCTGAACCACCCGGCCCCACCCCCGgcattcttccacttccccaTAGGCTACGCCGGCCGCGCCAGCACCATCTCCGTCTCCGGCACTCCCGTCACCAGACCATCAGGGCACTTCTACGATCGAACCGATCCCTCATTCCCACAGACAAAGAAAGTCATCTTCGGGCCATGTCGCGCACTTGACTACGAGCTCGAACTGGGAATCATCATCGGAAACCCTCTCCCTCGGGGACAGGGCCTCAAAGCCCAGGATGCGGAAGAGCATATCTTTGGATTAGTGGTGTTGAATGATTGGAGTG CACGCGATATCCAAGGCCTCGAGATGATCCCACTCGGCCCACTGAACGGGAAGAACTTCGCGACTACAATCTCCCCCTGGATCGTCACGTTGGATGCACTGCAGCCGTTTAAGACGCCCGGTCCGGAGCCGAGAGTTTCCCTCCCGGCGCATTTGCAGGATCCGGGGGAGTTTAACTACGATATCAGTGTTGTGACGGAGCTGGAAGccggtagtggtggtagtagtactgtgCTGGGGCGGGGTAATGCGAAGGACCTCTTCTGGAGTATCAGACAGATGTGTGCGCATTTGGCGAGTACGGGGTGTGATTTGCGCACGGGGGATATTTTGGGCACAGGGACGGTgagtggggaggaggaggggtcaTATGGGTGTCTTCTGGAGGTGacggagggggggaagaagagggtgaagttggaaggaggtgatggggaggagagggggtaTCTTGTCgatggggatgtggtgaGGTTGACGGCTtgggctggggagggggttgggtttggggagtgTGTGGGGCAGATATTGACTGCGAGGGATTGA